AGCCTCGGCGACGAAACACGCGCCGATCCGGGGCTGATGTCGCTACTGAAGATTCCGGACGCCGCGCAGATCGACCCGGCCGTGGTGTGGCGCCCACGCAGTTCCCGTGAACGCCTGCGGGTGCCGATCGGTGTCACTCCGGACGGTACTCCGGTGGAGATCGACATCAAGGAGTCCGCCGAGAACGGTATGGGACCACACGGGTTGTGCATCGGCGCAACGGGTTCGGGTAAGTCGGAGTTTCTGCGCACCCTCGTACTGTCGATGGTGACCTCGCATTCGCCGGATCTGCTGAACCTCGTGCTGGTCGACTTCAAGGGCGGTGCGACCTTCCTCGGTCTCGACTCGCTGCCGCACGTGGCCGCGGTCATCACCAACCTCGAGGAAGAACTCTCGATGGTCGACCGCATGAAGGACGCACTCGCCGGCGAGATGAACCGGCGTCAGGAGCTGCTGCGCTCAGCGGGCAACTTCGCGAACGTCACCGAGTACGAGCAGGCCCGTGCCGCGGGCGCCCAGATCGACCCGCTGCCCGCGCTGTTCATCGTCGTCGACGAGTTCTCCGAACTTCTGTCGCAGAAACCGGATTTCGCCGATCTTTTCGTGATGATCGGCCGACTGGGGCGCTCGCTGCGGGTGCATTTGCTGCTGGCCTCGCAGCGACTGGAAGAGAACAAGCTGCGCGGTCTGGACAGCCATCTGTCCTATCGGATCGGGCTGCGTACCTTCTCGGCGAACGAATCGCGTGCGGTGCTCGGTATCACCGACGCCTACCACCTGCCCAGCGTGCCGGGCTCGGCCTACCTCAAGAGCGACGCGGACGATCCGCTGCGATTGAACGCCAGCTATGTGTCCGGGCCGTATGTGTCGCCGCGTGGCACGCAACAGATCGACGGGCGTCCGGTGGGCGGCCAGTCGGCGGTGGTGTTCACCGCGAGCGAGGTCGAGGTGCCGGAACAGGAGTCGGCCTTCCGCGACAGCGCTGCGGCCCGTGGACTTCCGGAGCTACCGCCGCCGCCGGGCGAGCTGCCACCCCCGCCGAGCGAGGTCACCCGGCCCGCCGAGGCGGTGCCCGCCACCCTGCTGCAGGTGGTCGTCCAGCGCCTGACCGGGCACGGACGGCCGGCGCACGAGGTGTGGTTGCCGCCATTGGACGAGTCGCCCTCGGTGGACATGCTGCTGCCCGATCCGGATTGGAAGTCGCCGGCGAACCGGCACGGTCAGCTGTGGATGCCGATCGGCGTGATCGACAAGCCCTACGAGCAGCGCCGCGACGTGCTGGTCATCGACCTGTCCGGGGCGCAGGGCAATCTCGCCGTGGTCGGCGGCCCGCAGGCGGGTAAGTCGACCACCCTGCGCACCGCCATCATGGCCGCCGCTGCCACACACACTCCCGAACAAGTGCAGTTCTATTGCCTGGACTTCGGTGGCGGTACCCTCGCCGGCTTGGCGGGTCTGCCGCACGTCGGATCGATAGCGGGCCGACTGGAGATCGACCGGGTCCGCCGGACCGTCGCGGAGATGACCACGCTGCTGCACCAGCGCGAGGAACGGTTCCGCGAGCTGGGCATCGAGTCGATCCACGAATTCCGCAAGCGCAAGACGGCGCTGAACCAAATGACCGCCGCGGAGCGTGCGGCCGACCCGCTGTCGGAGGATCTGCACGGCGACGTATTCCTCGTGATCGACGGATGGCCGACAATCCGCGCCGAATTCGATGTGCTCGAGCCGGCTTTGAACGCGATCGCGGCGCAAGGATTGTCCTATGGCATCCATCTCATGATCGCGGCGACGCGCTGGGCCGAGATCCGGCCTGCCGTCAAAGATCTCATCGGGACCAGGCTGGAGCTTCGGCTCGGTGACCCGTCCGACTCCGAGATGGACCGGCGCACCGCCGTGCTCGTCCCGGTCGGTCGTCCGGGGCGTGGTTTGACCCCGGAGAAACTGCATATGCTGATCGCGTTGCCGCGGCTGGACTCGGACTCCCAGCCGCAGACGCTGGCCGAGGGGGTCGGCGCAGCGAAACAACAGATGAACGAGCTATTCGGCGGTCGCCGCGCCCCCGAGGTGCGCATGCTGCCCCTGGAGATCCCGCGCGGGGATGTGCTCGCCGCCGTACGCCAGCGTGGCATCGAACTCGGCCCGACACGGGTCGTCGTCGGGCTGGGGGAAGCCGAACTGGAGCCACTGGTCCTGGATTTCGGTACCCAGCCGCATCTCATGGCGTTCGCGGATGTGGAATGCGGCAAGACCACCCTGCTGCGCAACATCGTCATGGGTGTGGTGGAGAACTCGAGTGCGGAGCAGGCCCGGATCATCCTCATCGATTACCGGCGTACCATGCTCGGACTCATCGAAGGCCAGCAGCTGGCCGGATACTCGACCTCGTCGCAGACCTCGATCGGAATGATCAAAGAGGTCGCCGGCTACCTCGGCAAACGCATCCCTGGTTCGGACATCACCCCGAAACAGCTTCGGGAACGCAGTTGGTGGACCGGACCGGAGATCTACGTCGTCGTCGACGACTACGACATGGTCGCGACCGGGCAGAATCCGCTGGAGCCACTGCTCGAGTATCTCCCACAGGCCCGCGACATCGGCCTGCACTTGGTCGTGGCCCGACGCTCGGGCGGTGCGTCGCGAGCGTTGTACGACAAGGTGCTCGGCAGGCTCAAGGAACTATCGGTCGACGCGTTGCTGATGAGTGCGCCCAAAGACGAAGGAAAGCTGCTGGGTGACATCCGCTCGTCGAAGCTCCCACCGGGCCGGGGCATCCTGGTTTCGCGTAGCGGCGACCCGGAGATGATCCAGGTGTCCTACCTGCCGCCGATGTATGGGGAGCGGCCGACAGACCCAGCGCAGGCAATGGCCAACTGATTCGCAAGCACAGGGGTAACTCGCCGAGTACTGACTGACCTGCCCACCGCCGCCAGTCGTCACGGCAATCAGGTCTGACCTGATTGCTCGGCGATGCGGGGGAGCTGTTCGAACTCCCAGCTGTTTCTGCGGCGTTCGAAGAGCGCCCGGCGTGGGCAGGTCACGGCCAGTGATGCGGGTTGTTCCAGGACTCCTTTTTCGGACGATTGTTCCGCGGGAAGTAACTGTGTAGACCCGATTTTCGGTGACCAATACCTGGATCGCGTTGCGGCGGTGCTCATCGAGACCTGCATCCGATCGGCAAGCTCGGAATGACTGGACAGTGGATCCCCGGCTTCCATTCGCTGCGCGGATCTCCTCGCGGAGGAGGTCCGCGATCCGGTGGCCACGCCGGACCCGTCCAGCATCTTGCTGCTCGGTTGGTCGTACAGGTAACGAAGTGCACACGTCGTGACTCTCTACGGCCGGGTAACGCTTGACAGGTGCCTTCAGACGTTTATTGTAATGAACGTCCTGATCCGGTGTTGTGCGGCGATGACGGCGAGGCAACGTGGCAGGTTCGGATTCAACGATTGTAATGGCCCCCCCTGGCACATCGAGGTGTGTCGATTCTCTGGTGCATTCCGCGGCACCCGGACTAGTTCCCATGTCCGACCTACTCGTTCGGGCGTGTCGCGGGCACCGTGTTGTCGGCGGACCGCTGCTGTGGTTCGCCCGTGACCTAGCGGTACTACACGAACGTCGGCTGGTCGGCCGCGGCGGCTCGGTGGACACCACCCCGGCGGTGATCCGCGAAATCGAGCGCCGCAGAGCCGAACTGGTCATGGCGATCGACGACTGGGTGCTGCGCAGCGTGCCGCAGCATCGGTTCGGCGCGACCCTGCACACCGAGACGGTGGGCGCGGTGATCGACCGCCTGGCGGAGTCGTCGGTGCGTGCGCACCACGCGTTGATGACCCTGGACGCGCACGACGAGCTGCTGCACAGCGCCTGGCATCGTCTCGCCGAACTCGCCGACGCCTACGACGATCTGGTGCGCGACGTCATGGCGGGCAGACGGCGACTGCCCGAGTGGTGAGTCGGTAGCTCGGCACTTCACGCTCTCGGCGTGCCGAGTCACCGGTTTTTTGCTCAACCGAATTTTCCTGATATCGAGCGTCTTTCGACGTCTGGCGGGCGGTGCTGTTTCGAGCGACCTGCAAGCAGTCGCTAGCGGTGCTGTTTCGAGCGATCTGCAAGCAGTCGCTAGCGGTGCTGTTTCGAGCGACCTGCAAGCAGTCGCTGGTGATTGGCCCGGCAGGCGTCAAGGACGATAGCGGCGGTGATCGGTGGCGAAGTCGTCCGCGACGGTCGCGGCCAGCTCCACGTAGGCCCGCTTGGTCTGCTTGTTCAGCTGGTGCAGGTCGATCTCGGCGCCCACCGACATGTGCGGGTCGAACGGGATGATGTGCACGGCCCGGCAGCGAGACAGGAAGTACTCCCGTAGCTGCTGGATGCCCACGTTCGGCGACCCCGACCGCGGCGAGTTGATCACCACCACCGCGTTGCGCACCAGGTGGTCGTGCCCGTGCAGCGACAACCAGTCCAAAGTCGCTGCGGCACTGCGCGCCCCGTCGATCGCGGGTGAGGAGATCAGCACCAGCGAGTGGGCCAGATCGAGCACGCCCGACATCGCCGAGTGCATCAATCCGGTGCCACAGTCGGTGAGGATGATGTTGTAGAACCGCTGCAGGATTCGCGCGACCGCGCGGTACTCCTCCTCGCTGAACGCTTCCGACGCGGCCGGATCGCGTTCGCTGGCAAGCACTTCCAACCGGCTGGTGGACTGCGAGGTGTGCCTACGAACATCCGAGTACCGCTGAATCGACGGGTCGAGCAGCAGATCGCGCACGGTGGACCTGGTCTGCAGCGGCACCCGCTGCGACAGCGTGCCGAAGTCCGGGTTGGCGTCCACCGCGATCACCCGATCGCCCCGGATGGACGCGAAGATAGAGCCGATACCCATTGTCGTGGTGGTTTTTCCGACGCCACCCTTGAGCGAGAGCACCGCGATCCGGTAGTCACCGCGCACCGGCTGCCGGATCCGTGCGACCAGCTCCTGCAGCCTGCGTTCCTCGGCGGACATGCCGGGATTGATAGCACCGCCGGAGACGTGGTGCACGGCCTTGCGCCAGCCGCTTCCCGGCGGCCGCTTGACCTGCCGCCGCGGGACATTGTCCAGAAAAGGCTGCTGGTACTGCGCACTCGGCTGGTAGTTCGGCTGCTGGGCGTGCGGCTGTGCGTATCCCGGCGGATTGCCCCGCTGCGAGCCGTCTGTCTGTGGAGCGGGTTGTGCGTACCCCTGAGGCTCGGGCTGGTACTGCTCGCCGGTCGCTCCGGGGTACGGCGCTGCCCGGCCGGATTCCTCCTGCGCACGGGAGTCGCCCTGCCCGGCGGTGTTGCGCAACTGCGCGGCGGGTTCGCCGACTGGCGCTGGTCCGTTGACCGGTGCCGGTCCGCCGACGAATTGGGCCGGTTGGCCGGTGGATTCGGCCGGACCCGTGTTCGGGTATTCGGCGGGGCCGTGCGGGCCGATCCGCCCGCCGCCCGGCGTTTGGTCGCCCGCGAACTGCGGTGCGTGTCCGGGGTGTTCGCGGCCGGAGATGTTCGGAGCGTGCGGCTCCGAGGCGTAGTCCGCGTCCTTACGAGCCGGGTCGGTGTGCGGCTGGGGTACCTGCTGCTGGTCGAAGTTCGGCGGCTGTTCTCCTGGCGTCTGGGGACCAGGCCGCTGGTCGATCTCCTCGGCGGGCAGTCGGTGTCGTCCCTTTGCGACGGGCCGTGCCGAGGCTGCGTTGGACGCTGTCGAAGAGGTCCAGCCCGAGGCCGCGATATCCGGTTGGATGCGAGGGGGATTCGCCGATCCGGTCCCACCTGACTGCCAGGACTCGGCGTTCGGCTGCGCCGCGGCTTCGGGCGCCGCCCCGTGCTCGGGGCTCGGCGCAGCAAGCCACCACGGTGGCGGACCGCCGGAACCCGCCGCGGCAGGACCGCCGGTGGCTGCGGAGGGGGGCCCCGTCGGTGCGGTGGCCTGGCCGGTCGGCGGTGTCGAAGGGCGCTCGCCGACCGGGGACACCGCAGGGGGGTCGCTGATGGGCGGCGTCACCGAACTATCTGCTTGCGTCGGTGTCCGGTCCTCCCCGCCGAACGGCGGGGTAGACCAGTCACCGGACGGCGCGGGCTGATTCTCGGGCACCGGCACAGCGGGACGGCTGTCGGTAGGCGGGGTAATACGGTCCGCACCCATAGCCGGGCGGTCGCCGGTTTGCCACGTCGTCGAACTGGGGCGCTGGCTTTCCTGCGGTTCGGAACGACTTGGGCCCATCGGCGGACCCGCCGGATGAACAGCCCCGGGAGGTGTCCCGGGGCTTGTGGTCGGCGTCGCGGGGCGGTCGCCTACCGGAGGTGTCGCATGGGTCGGCCCCATCGGCGGAACCGCCGGATCTGGACCTTGGGGCGGCATCGCTCTGTCCGCACCAGTCGGCAGCACGAACGGGTCTTCTCCCACAGGCGGTGCGACGGAGTGCCCGCCGATCGGAGATATGGGCCGTTCGCCGGGGGGCGTGGTCGGCCACTGGTTCGGCCGCCCCGCGGCAAGCGGTTCCTCGTTCGAATGGTCGCCGCTCGGCCGGGCAGGGGGCCATTCGCCGTGCTGTGTGCCGGCCGGACGTTCACCCGTCGCGGCCGACGGGCCGCCGTCGTGCGTCGACGGTCCCGTGCTCTCGCCGTCCAGGACCTGGCCGGGCTGCTCACCGAGTGCTTGCTGTGGCGAGTCAGGAAGGGGCGGTGGCGGCGGCAGATCCGGCCTGCGGGTCTGGTGTGGCGCAGAGCGGCCATTCGGGGCCTGCGGCTCGGCGGCCCTGCTGCCCAGCGGCTGGAATCCTGCGGAGGGCTGCGAGGGGTTGCGGGTCGGCAGCCCGTGCTGTGCACCGCCGATCTGCTGGGGCCCGCCCTCCCAGGAAAAGTTCTGCGGCGGCGCCTGCTCGGGTACAGGTTGCTGCCACGAGCCGTGCTGTGGCTGGTCCCGCGGCGGCGCTTCCGGTCCGGGCTGGTGGGCGCGGCCCTGATCGTTCGGACGCTGTTCCTCGCCGGGATGTCCGTCCTGCTTGTCGCGGCGCCAGCCTTTGCGGCGCTTCTCCGGACGGTCGGCTTCCGGTGCCCGATTCTTGAACCGCCCGCGTCTGCGGTTGGAGGTTTCCTCGATGAGGTCGTCGTGCGGAAGGTTCTGTACCGGCGCTTCGTAGCCGACCTGTGTGACTTCGCTCTCGGACAGCCACGGCGGCAGCATGGGGAGGCCGTCGTCGTTACGGCTCACGGCTGCACCTCGCTAGCGCTCGGCTCCGCCGTAGCCAGAGGCGCTGTGCCTGTGGTTCGCTCGCTACGCTCACTCACAACTGCACCTCGCTAGCGCTCGGCTCCGCCGTAGCCAGAGGCGCTGTGCCTGTGGTTCGCTCGCTACGCTCACTCACAACTGCACCTCGCTAGCGCTCGGCTCCGCGTGGTTTGGGACGCTGTCCCTGTGGCTCGCTCGTTACGCTCGCTCACGCGTCCCCCTTGATCTGCTCGACCCGATTACCTGGACAGCGGTCAGTTTACGCGACAACGTGATGCCGCCGCGGCGTCGGACCCGACGCTCACCAGGCGTGGGAAGGTGGCTACGAAACGCCTGACGAAGCGGGTATACAGGGAGGCATTTTTGCCCGATCCGGGGCAGGTCGGTAAGCTGGACCGGCGGTGCACCTACGCGCCGACTGTTTGCGTGCGTCCGGTTGTGCCAACGATCGGTCCATGCAAACAGAAACAAGGCAAACAAACCAGGTTGAGCGTAACCGGGATCGCGGAGGACATGGCGAAGAAAGACGGGGCCATCGAGGTCGAGGGTCGAGTTGTCGAGCCGCTGCCCAATGCGATGTTCCGGATCGAGCTCGAGAACGGACACAAAGTTCTCGCGCACATCAGCGGGAAGATGCGGCAGCACTACATTCGTATCCTCCCCGAGGACCGTGTGGTCGTCGAGCTCTCGCCCTACGACCTGTCGCGTGGCCGGATCGTGTACCGCTACAAGTGATCGCGCTCGGCGTGGTCGGGTCGGTGCGAGTCGGCCGTGTCCTGGTACGGGCCGGGGCCGAGTCGAAAGACTCACAACAGAGACTTCCCCAGTCGCCGACTGGGGAAAACCTGTGTTCACACCCGTGTGAACCACAACAGATTGGACGGACGTGAAGGTTCAGCCGAGCGTCAAGAAGATCTGCGAGAAGTGCAAGGTGATCCGCCGTCATGGCCGGGTCATGGTGATCTGCGACAACCTGCGCCACAAGCAGCGCCAGGGCTGAGCGGAAGCGGGGGAGACCTCGCTCCACCGCGCCGGAGGCTTGCCGACGGCGTCGCTCGACGCAGCACCAGCCAAGCACCGAACCGCAGTTCGGATTGGCAAAGAAGAACTCCCAGCACCAGCCGCACGCTGCGGAAATCCGGGTTCGCCCGGGGCGTGTGCGCCTACCACCGGTTCGGAGGCCGGTGCCCCATAAGACGAGGGGACGGACAGGGAGCAGACCTCCGCGACACTAAGGAACTGCCATATGGCACGTCTCATGGGCGTTGATCTCCCGCGCGAAAAGCGCATGGAGATCGCGCTGACCTACATCTACGGCATCGGCCGTACCCGCTCCAAGGAGATCCTCGAGGCCACCGGCGTCAGCCCGGACCTGCGTTCGAAGGACCTCAGCGACGAGCAGGTCACGCAGCTGCGTGACTACATCGAGGGTTCGGCCCTCAAGGTCGAGGGTGATCTGCGCCGTGAGGTGCAGGCCGACATCCGTCGCAAGATCGAGATCGGCTGCTACCAGGGTCTGCGCCACCGTCGTGGCCTGCCCGTGCGTGGCCAGCGCACCAAGACCAATGCGCGCACCCGCAAGGGCCCGAAGCGCACCGTCGCCGGTAAGAAGAAGTAGGGATAACCGATGCCTCCGAAGTCAAGGGCCTCCGGCCCCAAGAAGACCCAGAAGTCGCGTCGCCGGGAAAAGAAGAACGTCCCGCACGGCCACGCGCATATCAAGAGCACGTTCAACAACACGATCGTGTCGATCACCGACCCGAACGGCAACGTCATCTCCTGGGCGTCGTCGGGTCACGTCGGCTTCAAGGGTTCGCGCAAGTCGACCCCGTTCGCCGCGCAGCTCGCCGCCGAGAACGCTGCCCGCAAGGCGCAGGAGAACGGCGTCAAGAAGGTCGACGTGTTCGTGAAAGGCCCTGGCTCGGGCCGCGAGACCGCGATCCGCTCGCTGCAGGCCGCCGGCCTCGAAGTGGGCACAATCTCCGATGTCACCCCGCAGCCGCACAACGGCTGCCGTCCGCCCAAGCGGCGTCGCGTCTAGCGGGAAAGGAATAGCGAAAAATGGCTCGTTATACAGGCCCCATCACCCGCAAGTCGCGTCGTCTGCGCGTCGACCTCGTCGGCGGCGACCAGGCGTTCGAGCGTCGCCCCTACCCGCCCGGCCAGCACGGCCGCGCGCGGATCAAGGAGAGCGAGTACCTGCTCCAGCTCCAGGAGAAGCAGAAGGCTCGCTTCTCCTACGGCGTCATGGAGAAGCAGTTCCGCCGGTACTACGAAGAGGCCAACCGCCTCAAGGGCAAGACCGGTGACAACCTGCTTCGTCTGCTCGAGACCCGGCTCGACAACGTCGTGTACCGCGCCGGCCTGGCGCGTACCCGTCGGCAGGCTCGCCAGCTGGTCAGCCACGGACACTTCGTGGTGAACAACCGCAAGGTCGATGTTCCCAGCTTCAAGGTCTCCCAGTACGACATCATCGATGTCAAGGAGAAGTCGCTCGGCACGCTGCCGTTCCAGGTCGCGCGCGAGACGGTTGGCGACCGCCCGGTTCCTGGCTGGTTGCAGGTAATCCCGGGTCGCCTGCGGATCCTGGTCCACCAGGAGCCGGAGCGCGCTCAGATCGATGTGCCACTGCAGGAACAGCTGATCGTCGAGTACTACTCGAAGTAATCAGCGGTGCGTGATCGTCATCGCTAGCGACTGCTTGCAGGTCGCTCGAAACGGCACTGCTAGCGACTGCTTGCAGTTCGCTCGAAACGGCGATCACGCACAACCCCTAAGACGAGGCGTCAAATAGCGGGCGCCCAAACAGGAGGATGATCCACATGCTGATTTCACAGCGTCCGACGCTGACCGAAGAGGTCGTCGCCGAGAACCGCTCAAAGTTCACCATCGAACCGCTCGAGCCGGGCTTCGGTTACACCCTCGGCAACTCGCTGCGCCGTACCCTGCTGTCCTCGATTCCGGGGGCCGCGGTGACGAGTATTCGTATCGACGGCGTCCTGCACGAGTTCACCACCGTTCCCGGCGTAAAGGAGGATGTCACCGACATCATCCTGAACCTCAAGGGTCTGGTCGTGTCCTCGGAGGAGGACGAGCCGGTGACGATGTACGTGCGCAAGCAGGGCCCAGGAACCGTCACCGCCGGTGACATCGTTCCGCCGAGCGGCGTCGTCGTGCACAACCCCGACATGCACATCGCGACCCTGAACGACAAGGGCAAGCTGGAGATCGAGCTCGTCGTCGAGCGCGGTCGCGGCTACGTCCCCGCCGTACAGAACAAGGCGTCCGGCGCGGAAATCGGCCGGATTCCGGTGGATTCGATCTACTCGCCGGTGCTCAAGGTGACCTACAAGGTCGAGGCCACCCGTGTTGAGCAGCGCACCGACTTCGACCGGCTCATCCTGGACGTGGAGACCAAGAACTCCATCAGCGCACGGGACGCGCTCGCCTCGGCGGGCAAGACCCTGGTCGAGCTCTTCGGCCTGGCCCGCGAGCTGAACGTCGAAGCGGAAGGCATCGAGATCGGCCCCTCGCCGGCCGAGGCGGACCACATCGCCTCGTTCGGTCTGCCGATCGAGGACTTGGACCTCACCGTCCGGTCCTACAACTGCCTCAAGCGTGAGGGTGTGCACACCGTGGGCGAGCTGGTCGCCCGCACCGAGTCGGACCTGCTGGACATCCGCAACTTCGGCCAGAAGTCCATCGACGAGGTCAAGGTCAAGCTGCACGCGCTCGGCCTCTCGCTGAAGGACAGCCCGGCGTCGTTCGACCCGTCCAGCGTGGTGGGCTACGACGCGAGCACCGGGACGTGGAGCGACAACGGCACATTCAGTGACACCGACGGTGGCGAGCAGGACTACGCCGAGACCGAACAGCTCTAGGCCGTCGGGGTTGGCGCCCCGGACCGGCCGAAACCCGGCGCGAGCGACGGGCCCGTAGGCGGAAGCGGAGCGTAACCACGAAGGGCCCCGGGAGCGCCGGCAAAATACACCCGGCGCGAGCGACGGGCCCGTAGGCGGTAGCGGAGCGTGACCACGGAGGGCCCTGGGAGCGCCGGAATACAACAAGGAGAACCACAATGCCCAAGCCCAAGAAGGGTGCCCGCTTCGGCGGGTCGGCGTCGCACCAGAAGGCGATCTTCGCCAATCTGGCCACGGCGCTCTTCGAGCACGGCCGGATTACCACCACCGAGGCCAAAGCCAAGGCCGTGCGCCCGTACGCGGAGAAGCTGATCACCAGGGCGAAGGGCGGCACCCTTGCCGACCGTCGCGAGGTGCTCAAGGTCATCCGCAACAAGGACGTCGTGCACGACCTCTTCGCGGAGATCGGCCCGTCGTTCGAGGGGCGCGCGGGTGGCTACACCCGCATCACCAAGACCCTGCCCCGCAAGGGTGACAACGCGCCGATGGCGATCATCGAGCTGGTCCGGGAGAAGACCGTGACCAACGAGGCCGATCGCGCCCGCCGCGTTGCCGCATCGCAGAAGGTCGAGGAGGCCCCGGCCGCCGAGGTCGTCGAGGAGAAGGCCGACGAGGCCGTCGCCGAGACCGCCGAAGCTCCGTCTGTCGACGGGGCCGCCGAGTACAAGAAGGACGCCTGACGCCTCGCGTCGCAGTTCTCGAACGAGCCCGCCGCCCGCACTGGGTCGGCGGGCTTGTTCGTTTCGACTAGGAGACCGTGTGACCGTGGAGGATTCGGTGGGATCGACGTCGGCCGAGCCGCGACCCGTTGCGGCGCGGGCACCCGAGAGCGGCGCGGCCGATGCACCGGGGGTGCGTGTCCGGCTCGATATCGCTTACGACGGCACCGATTTCCTCGGCTGGGCGCGTCAGCCGGGACTGCGAACCGTGCAGGGGGTGCTGGAGGAGTCGCTGAGCAAGGTGTTCCGTGAGCCGATCCAGCTGACCGTGGCGGGGCGCACGGACGCAGGCGTGCACGCCGAGGAACAGGTAGCGCATTTCGACACGACCGCCGAGCTGGACGCGGGCAAGTTGGTGCATCGGATGGCGCGGTTCCTGCCGAAGGACGTGCGGATCAAGGATGCACGACTCGCACCGCCGGATTTCGATGCGAGGTTCTCCGCGATCCGCCGCCACTACGCCTATCGGTTGACCACTGCCCCATACGGCGCCGAGCCGTTACATGCGCGCAGCGTGGTCGCCTGCCGGACCGACGTCGACGTCGAGGACATGCGTGCGGCTTCGCGAAAGCTGTTGGGGCTGCACAATTTCGCCGCGTTCTGTCGCAGGAGGGAGGGCGCGACCACCGTCCGCGAGCTGCAGCGCTTCGACTGGGTGCGGGACGGTGACTTGCTGACCGCCTACGTCAGCGCGGACGCGTTCTGCTGGTCCATGGTTCGGAGCCTGGTCGGCGCGGTGCTCGCGGTCGGGGAGGGCCGCCGCACTCCGGAGTGGGTCGGGGAGCTGCTGCACGAGACCGAGCGTTCCAGCGCGGTCACCGTCGCACCTGCGCACGGCCTGAGCCTCATCGGCGTCGATTATCCCGCTGACGGGGAACTCGCCGCCCGCAATGCGCAGACGCGCGAGATGCGGTCCGTCCCGGTCCGGGACGGGAGATGTTGCGGCGACTGAGGCGTTACGCGAGCAAAGTATTCGGACACAAGGTTTCCCCGCACCCGCGGAGAGGTGCGGGGAAACGAGGCGGTCACTTCGACGACTGCCCTGATTGCGCTTCGATCGTCTTCGGCTGGGACCCACCGGAAATTTCGATGCGGCGCGGCTTCGCCCGTTCCGCGATGGGGATCGTCACCGACAGCACGCCATTGTTGTAGGTCGCGCTGATCTTGTCGGCATCGACGTTGTCGCCGAGGGACAGCTGACGCATAAAAGTGCCCGCGAAGCGTTCCGAGGCGATCCACTGGACGCCTTCCTCGCTGGGTACGGTGCGCTGCGCGCGCAGAGTGAGGTTGCCGTTGTCGACACTGACGTCGATCGTGCCCGGGTCGACACCTGGCAGGTCGGCGTTCAGAACGTAGTGATCTCCCGCTTTGAACAGATCCATCGGCATGAATCTCGGTGCGCGAGCGGTCCCGGCGGTTTCACCGAGCAGCTGGCGAGCGACGGTATCGATGTCATGGAATGGATCGAATCTCAGCACACCAATCACCTCCATTTCCTAGTGGTGACGCCTGCCACGGCGGCGGGCGCCGATAGCTGTGCACCTGCAACGTTACCCTCCATGTGCGTTGGCTATCG
The DNA window shown above is from Nocardia sp. NBC_01730 and carries:
- the eccCa gene encoding type VII secretion protein EccCa; the protein is MATEGFVRRPRIAPPRPPGGEVALTAPPEIPRPVPAGLLIKLMPLVMVVAVVGMIAMMAMMGRNLLANPVGMMFPMMMLMSMVGMMAGMRGGSGGPKKASELNEERKDYFRYLDQVRKDVRKTGHSQLDALIWSHPDPADLQSLVGTRRMWERRPNDPDFGHVRVGVGSHRLATKLARPETGPLEDLEPVSTVALRRFVRTHSVVHGLPTAISLRAFPAINIEGDPVEARTLVRAMLMEFVAFHGPDHTAVAIICADPDSETWAFAKWLPHLQHPVERDGMGSARMMYRSLAELETAMSAELLERGRFMRNAQPTAGRVHLLVIIDDGRVSGTERIVSDAGLDSVTVLDLTAPQAGLAVRRGLQLVISDGMVAAKSAAGTEKFATADVVTGAEAESLARDLARYRVATAAQIVSLGDETRADPGLMSLLKIPDAAQIDPAVVWRPRSSRERLRVPIGVTPDGTPVEIDIKESAENGMGPHGLCIGATGSGKSEFLRTLVLSMVTSHSPDLLNLVLVDFKGGATFLGLDSLPHVAAVITNLEEELSMVDRMKDALAGEMNRRQELLRSAGNFANVTEYEQARAAGAQIDPLPALFIVVDEFSELLSQKPDFADLFVMIGRLGRSLRVHLLLASQRLEENKLRGLDSHLSYRIGLRTFSANESRAVLGITDAYHLPSVPGSAYLKSDADDPLRLNASYVSGPYVSPRGTQQIDGRPVGGQSAVVFTASEVEVPEQESAFRDSAAARGLPELPPPPGELPPPPSEVTRPAEAVPATLLQVVVQRLTGHGRPAHEVWLPPLDESPSVDMLLPDPDWKSPANRHGQLWMPIGVIDKPYEQRRDVLVIDLSGAQGNLAVVGGPQAGKSTTLRTAIMAAAATHTPEQVQFYCLDFGGGTLAGLAGLPHVGSIAGRLEIDRVRRTVAEMTTLLHQREERFRELGIESIHEFRKRKTALNQMTAAERAADPLSEDLHGDVFLVIDGWPTIRAEFDVLEPALNAIAAQGLSYGIHLMIAATRWAEIRPAVKDLIGTRLELRLGDPSDSEMDRRTAVLVPVGRPGRGLTPEKLHMLIALPRLDSDSQPQTLAEGVGAAKQQMNELFGGRRAPEVRMLPLEIPRGDVLAAVRQRGIELGPTRVVVGLGEAELEPLVLDFGTQPHLMAFADVECGKTTLLRNIVMGVVENSSAEQARIILIDYRRTMLGLIEGQQLAGYSTSSQTSIGMIKEVAGYLGKRIPGSDITPKQLRERSWWTGPEIYVVVDDYDMVATGQNPLEPLLEYLPQARDIGLHLVVARRSGGASRALYDKVLGRLKELSVDALLMSAPKDEGKLLGDIRSSKLPPGRGILVSRSGDPEMIQVSYLPPMYGERPTDPAQAMAN
- a CDS encoding DUF4254 domain-containing protein gives rise to the protein MSDLLVRACRGHRVVGGPLLWFARDLAVLHERRLVGRGGSVDTTPAVIREIERRRAELVMAIDDWVLRSVPQHRFGATLHTETVGAVIDRLAESSVRAHHALMTLDAHDELLHSAWHRLAELADAYDDLVRDVMAGRRRLPEW
- a CDS encoding MinD/ParA family ATP-binding protein — its product is MSRNDDGLPMLPPWLSESEVTQVGYEAPVQNLPHDDLIEETSNRRRGRFKNRAPEADRPEKRRKGWRRDKQDGHPGEEQRPNDQGRAHQPGPEAPPRDQPQHGSWQQPVPEQAPPQNFSWEGGPQQIGGAQHGLPTRNPSQPSAGFQPLGSRAAEPQAPNGRSAPHQTRRPDLPPPPPLPDSPQQALGEQPGQVLDGESTGPSTHDGGPSAATGERPAGTQHGEWPPARPSGDHSNEEPLAAGRPNQWPTTPPGERPISPIGGHSVAPPVGEDPFVLPTGADRAMPPQGPDPAVPPMGPTHATPPVGDRPATPTTSPGTPPGAVHPAGPPMGPSRSEPQESQRPSSTTWQTGDRPAMGADRITPPTDSRPAVPVPENQPAPSGDWSTPPFGGEDRTPTQADSSVTPPISDPPAVSPVGERPSTPPTGQATAPTGPPSAATGGPAAAGSGGPPPWWLAAPSPEHGAAPEAAAQPNAESWQSGGTGSANPPRIQPDIAASGWTSSTASNAASARPVAKGRHRLPAEEIDQRPGPQTPGEQPPNFDQQQVPQPHTDPARKDADYASEPHAPNISGREHPGHAPQFAGDQTPGGGRIGPHGPAEYPNTGPAESTGQPAQFVGGPAPVNGPAPVGEPAAQLRNTAGQGDSRAQEESGRAAPYPGATGEQYQPEPQGYAQPAPQTDGSQRGNPPGYAQPHAQQPNYQPSAQYQQPFLDNVPRRQVKRPPGSGWRKAVHHVSGGAINPGMSAEERRLQELVARIRQPVRGDYRIAVLSLKGGVGKTTTTMGIGSIFASIRGDRVIAVDANPDFGTLSQRVPLQTRSTVRDLLLDPSIQRYSDVRRHTSQSTSRLEVLASERDPAASEAFSEEEYRAVARILQRFYNIILTDCGTGLMHSAMSGVLDLAHSLVLISSPAIDGARSAAATLDWLSLHGHDHLVRNAVVVINSPRSGSPNVGIQQLREYFLSRCRAVHIIPFDPHMSVGAEIDLHQLNKQTKRAYVELAATVADDFATDHRRYRP